Proteins encoded within one genomic window of Streptomyces taklimakanensis:
- a CDS encoding amino acid permease, protein MSGTPELKPAGSPHRDPNGTEHSSLGHGLKQRHLSMIALGGVIGAGLFVGSGAGIAAAGPSIVVAYALSGLLVMLVMRMLGEMSAAHPASGSFSVHAERAIGPWAGFTAGWIFWTLLCVAVAVEALGAATIMAGWLPGTPQWLWVAVFMAVFSGTNLLAVRNFGEYEFWFAALKVVAIVAFLVLGLSAVLGLLPGTESPGAANLTGRGGFLPNGTEGLVVGLLASVFAYGGLETVTIAAAESRDPIRGVAKAVRTAMWRIALFYVGSIAVIVTLIPWDDPSVLSGPYAAVLDHLGIPAAAEVMNVVVLVALLSAMNANIYGASRMAYSLVARGEGPAFLGKVTAGVPRRTVLASSAFGFFAVLLSFWWPDTVFAWLLNMVGAAVLVVWSFIAVSQLITRRRLEREAPERLVVRMWLFPGLTWASLAGVAAVLLLMLREGDTRTQLAFTAALTVALSVAGLVRQRRAGTDAAPSAGADDRR, encoded by the coding sequence ATGTCCGGCACCCCCGAGCTGAAGCCCGCCGGCTCCCCCCACCGGGACCCGAACGGTACCGAGCACTCGTCCCTCGGCCACGGCCTCAAACAGCGCCACCTGTCGATGATCGCCCTCGGCGGCGTGATCGGCGCGGGCCTCTTCGTCGGCTCCGGCGCGGGCATCGCCGCCGCCGGCCCGTCGATCGTCGTCGCCTACGCCCTCTCCGGGCTGCTGGTGATGCTGGTGATGCGGATGCTGGGCGAGATGTCGGCCGCCCATCCCGCCTCGGGCTCCTTCTCCGTCCACGCCGAGCGCGCGATCGGCCCCTGGGCCGGCTTCACCGCGGGCTGGATCTTCTGGACGCTGCTGTGCGTGGCCGTCGCCGTGGAGGCGTTGGGCGCTGCGACGATCATGGCCGGTTGGCTGCCGGGCACCCCACAGTGGCTGTGGGTGGCCGTCTTCATGGCGGTCTTCAGCGGAACCAACCTGCTGGCGGTGCGGAACTTCGGCGAGTACGAGTTCTGGTTCGCCGCCCTGAAGGTCGTCGCGATCGTCGCCTTCCTCGTGCTGGGCCTGTCGGCCGTGCTGGGCCTGCTGCCGGGCACCGAGTCCCCCGGGGCCGCCAACCTCACCGGGCGGGGCGGCTTCCTGCCCAACGGCACCGAGGGCCTGGTGGTGGGCCTGCTGGCCTCCGTCTTCGCCTACGGCGGCCTGGAGACGGTGACCATCGCGGCGGCCGAGTCGCGGGATCCGATCCGGGGCGTGGCCAAGGCCGTGCGCACGGCGATGTGGCGCATCGCGCTGTTCTACGTCGGCTCGATCGCGGTGATCGTCACCCTGATCCCCTGGGACGACCCGTCGGTGCTCTCCGGCCCGTACGCCGCCGTCCTGGACCACCTGGGCATCCCGGCCGCCGCCGAGGTCATGAACGTGGTGGTGCTCGTCGCGCTGCTGTCGGCGATGAACGCCAACATCTACGGCGCCTCGCGCATGGCGTACTCCCTGGTCGCCCGGGGCGAGGGCCCCGCCTTCCTGGGGAAGGTGACCGCCGGCGTGCCGCGCCGCACGGTGCTCGCCTCCTCCGCCTTCGGGTTCTTCGCGGTGCTGCTCAGCTTCTGGTGGCCGGACACCGTCTTCGCCTGGCTGCTGAACATGGTGGGCGCCGCCGTGCTGGTGGTGTGGAGCTTCATCGCCGTCTCCCAGCTGATCACCCGCCGGAGGCTGGAGCGGGAGGCACCGGAGCGGCTGGTGGTGCGGATGTGGTTGTTCCCCGGATTGACCTGGGCGTCGTTGGCGGGCGTGGCGGCGGTGCTGCTGCTGATGCTCCGCGAGGGCGACACCCGCACCCAGCTCGCCTTCACCGCCGCCCTCACCGTGGCCCTGTCGGTGGCCGGTCTGGTGCGACAGCGGCGGGCGGGCACGGACGCCGCCCCCTCCGCCGGGGCGGACGACCGGCGGTAG
- a CDS encoding DsbA family protein yields MPEKANRVTADFWFDPTCPWAWMTSRWMLEVEKVRPVDVRWHVMSLAVLNENRLDELPQHYVDLVQAAWGPVRVLIAAEQKHGPEALGPLYTALGTRFHNQGRPNERATIVEALEEAGLPVELADAMDSDAYDERLRASHEEGIGLVGQEVGTPVIAVPGADGERTAFFGPVVTPAPKGEAAARLWDGTLMVASTPGFFELKRTRTEEPRFD; encoded by the coding sequence ATGCCCGAGAAGGCGAACAGAGTCACGGCCGACTTCTGGTTCGATCCCACCTGCCCGTGGGCCTGGATGACCTCCCGGTGGATGCTGGAGGTGGAGAAGGTGCGGCCGGTCGACGTGCGGTGGCACGTGATGAGCCTGGCGGTGCTCAACGAGAACCGGCTGGACGAGCTGCCGCAGCACTACGTCGACCTCGTGCAGGCCGCCTGGGGCCCGGTGCGCGTGCTGATCGCCGCCGAGCAGAAGCACGGCCCGGAGGCCCTCGGCCCGCTCTACACCGCGCTCGGCACCCGCTTCCACAACCAGGGGCGCCCCAACGAGCGCGCCACGATCGTCGAGGCGCTGGAGGAGGCCGGGCTCCCGGTGGAGCTGGCGGACGCGATGGACTCCGACGCGTACGACGAGCGGCTGCGCGCCTCGCACGAGGAGGGCATCGGGCTGGTCGGCCAGGAGGTCGGCACCCCGGTGATCGCCGTACCGGGCGCGGACGGGGAGCGGACGGCCTTCTTCGGCCCGGTCGTCACCCCCGCCCCCAAGGGCGAGGCGGCCGCGCGGCTGTGGGACGGCACTTTGATGGTGGCCTCCACCCCCGGCTTCTTCGAGCTGAAGCGGACCCGCACGGAGGAGCCGCGCTTCGACTGA